A stretch of the Vagococcus xieshaowenii genome encodes the following:
- a CDS encoding acetyl-CoA C-acetyltransferase: MKEVVIVAARRSPIGSFGGSLKNLSAVELGQKVVEKTLADINLDPNLVDEVILGNVLSAGLGQNVARQVALKSGLPQSSSALTINKVCGSGLKAVILAAQSIMLEENDIVIAGGTESMSQAAYVLPNHRWGGRMGNGEIVDTLLKDGLTDAFDGIHMGITAENIAEKFGFTREAQDAFAASSQNKAEAAITSGRFTDEIVEIEIPVRKGEPIKFNQDEFPRFGSTADGLGKLRAAFKKDGTVTAGNASGVNDGAAILVLMSRDKAEELGMEIMGSIASYATAGVDPTIMGTGPIPSTKRALTRAGLEVSDLDLVEANEAFAAQAMSVVQELGLDEAITNVNGGAVALGHPIGASGARVLVTLLHEMKKREAKNGLATLCIGGGQGISLIIKRDE, translated from the coding sequence ATGAAAGAAGTAGTTATCGTAGCAGCAAGAAGAAGTCCAATTGGTAGTTTTGGTGGAAGTTTAAAAAATTTATCTGCGGTTGAACTAGGACAAAAAGTAGTTGAAAAAACATTAGCAGATATTAACTTAGATCCTAACTTAGTGGATGAAGTGATTTTAGGGAATGTTTTATCAGCAGGATTAGGACAAAATGTCGCACGTCAAGTTGCGTTGAAATCAGGATTGCCACAATCTTCATCGGCGTTGACGATTAATAAAGTTTGTGGTTCTGGATTGAAAGCGGTTATATTAGCGGCTCAATCTATTATGTTAGAAGAAAATGACATCGTTATCGCCGGTGGTACAGAAAGTATGAGCCAGGCAGCATATGTATTACCGAACCATCGTTGGGGTGGACGTATGGGAAATGGTGAAATTGTTGATACATTATTAAAAGACGGTCTAACGGATGCATTTGATGGGATTCATATGGGGATAACAGCAGAAAATATTGCAGAAAAATTTGGCTTTACCCGTGAAGCACAAGATGCTTTTGCAGCTTCAAGTCAAAATAAAGCAGAGGCAGCTATCACCTCAGGACGTTTTACTGATGAGATTGTAGAGATTGAAATTCCAGTGAGAAAAGGTGAGCCCATTAAGTTTAATCAGGATGAGTTCCCAAGATTTGGCTCAACTGCAGATGGTTTAGGAAAACTTCGTGCAGCCTTTAAAAAAGATGGAACCGTGACTGCTGGAAATGCTTCAGGTGTCAATGATGGTGCAGCGATTCTTGTTTTAATGAGTCGTGATAAAGCCGAAGAATTAGGTATGGAAATTATGGGCTCAATTGCTTCTTATGCTACGGCGGGTGTTGATCCGACGATTATGGGAACAGGCCCGATTCCATCAACGAAGCGTGCCTTAACAAGAGCAGGGTTAGAGGTATCAGATTTAGATTTAGTAGAAGCTAATGAGGCCTTCGCTGCACAAGCAATGAGTGTTGTACAAGAATTAGGGCTAGATGAAGCAATTACTAACGTCAATGGTGGCGCGGTTGCCTTAGGACATCCTATTGGTGCAAGTGGTGCACGTGTTTTAGTAACGTTACTGCATGAAATGAAAAAACGTGAAGCTAAAAATGGTCTAGCAACATTATGTATCGGTGGCGGACAAGGTATTTCATTAATTATAAAACGTGATGAG
- a CDS encoding LysR family transcriptional regulator, with amino-acid sequence MDIQQLYYFMNIVECGCNLSLAAKKIHITQSALSQLIINFEANEELTLFYRKNGRLESLTPSGEKLYTYAQEITQLHEQMNEMVRKEAAKQKGTIRIGLPSLILRIFFSSFFPKLMMDNPNIQLEIVEGGSNYLRKMLFQNDLDYAILIEPTSLDPKSFEEHVIQIDEMTAFVYHTHPLAHKKRLSWRDLESFPVATFNESFTTYELVTEKLKKEKSNAQIKLTSSSWDYLVEATQESNIVAVLPSPIERTMDKNLFVEIPFKEPIPFNVLLCRPIKGNYNDVEGLVYESILSYFYQPIVE; translated from the coding sequence ATGGATATTCAACAGTTATATTATTTTATGAACATTGTAGAGTGCGGATGTAATTTGTCATTAGCAGCGAAAAAAATTCATATCACACAATCGGCATTAAGCCAGTTAATTATTAATTTTGAAGCAAATGAAGAATTAACACTATTTTATCGTAAAAATGGTCGGTTAGAGTCATTAACCCCAAGTGGAGAAAAGTTATATACTTATGCACAAGAAATCACACAGTTGCATGAACAGATGAATGAGATGGTTCGTAAAGAAGCCGCTAAACAAAAAGGGACCATTCGAATTGGTTTGCCATCCCTTATTTTAAGAATTTTTTTCTCATCATTTTTCCCAAAATTAATGATGGATAATCCTAATATTCAATTAGAGATTGTAGAAGGTGGTAGTAATTATTTAAGAAAAATGTTATTTCAAAATGATTTAGACTATGCTATTTTAATTGAGCCAACTAGTCTTGATCCCAAAAGTTTTGAAGAACATGTCATTCAAATTGATGAAATGACGGCATTTGTCTATCATACACATCCATTAGCGCATAAAAAACGCTTATCTTGGCGCGATTTGGAATCCTTTCCAGTTGCAACATTCAACGAAAGTTTTACTACCTATGAATTAGTAACTGAGAAACTAAAAAAAGAAAAAAGTAATGCCCAAATAAAGTTAACTTCTTCATCATGGGATTATTTAGTAGAGGCAACACAAGAATCAAATATTGTGGCAGTCTTGCCGTCACCAATCGAAAGAACCATGGATAAAAATTTATTTGTTGAAATACCATTTAAAGAACCAATTCCCTTTAATGTCTTATTATGTCGACCAATTAAAGGAAATTATAATGATGTTGAAGGTTTAGTTTATGAGTCAATTTTAAGCTATTTCTATCAACCAATCGTAGAATAA